A stretch of Aerococcus christensenii DNA encodes these proteins:
- a CDS encoding acyl-CoA thioesterase, with translation MENTSLSVTCKDTRIIQEILILPAYTNPHGNLYGGQLLYFIDNAASLVAHKATRSTIVTASMDNMNFLKPFHLNDMLRIECYLSGTGNRSCEVFVKVIGENYQTGHRYVGATSFLTFVATPQPNELFIMPTLIPESEEERIICSGYKKRQQLRHPQREEDKRLQEHLTNALKK, from the coding sequence ATGGAAAATACTTCTCTTTCTGTTACCTGTAAAGATACGCGCATTATACAAGAAATTCTCATTTTACCCGCCTATACTAACCCTCATGGTAACCTTTATGGTGGGCAATTATTATATTTTATCGATAATGCCGCTAGTCTAGTCGCACATAAAGCAACTCGTTCAACAATCGTTACCGCTTCAATGGACAATATGAATTTCCTCAAGCCTTTCCATTTAAATGATATGTTACGCATCGAATGCTATCTAAGTGGAACAGGAAACAGATCGTGCGAAGTATTCGTCAAAGTTATTGGAGAAAACTACCAAACTGGTCATCGCTATGTAGGAGCTACTTCCTTTTTAACCTTTGTAGCTACCCCTCAACCCAATGAACTTTTTATAATGCCTACCCTCATTCCAGAAAGCGAAGAAGAGCGCATTATTTGTTCAGGCTACAAAAAACGCCAACAACTTCGACATCCTCAACGTGAAGAAGATAAACGTCTCCAAGAACACTTAACTAACGCCTTAAAAAAATAA
- a CDS encoding substrate-binding domain-containing protein produces MESKNATIYDVAHAAGVSMATVSRVVNGNPNVRPETREKVMKVIKELNYYPNVIARGLASKRTRYIGVLLPDITNPYYSSLALGIDDIATMYEYNIILANAHPYHDNEGIESLLMKQVDGIIYIGSSISNEARTRVKNSGRPIVFTDLIDPIREMPTVNIDIEEAYYEVTKGFIQAGKKRIALVGHNASFNNKLGRQLIGYRKAIEEANQEVQEELLIAVPHANYQAGYDLYEQIVAIKADAAILTDDTLAIGLLNALQDNGLSVPDDISLMASNNSDIVKMARPMLSSIAPPIYDIGAVAMRILTKLIENQEVPQSMNLPYTIQTAGTN; encoded by the coding sequence ATGGAATCTAAAAATGCCACTATTTATGATGTGGCACACGCTGCTGGTGTTTCCATGGCAACAGTGTCTCGTGTTGTCAACGGGAATCCCAACGTTCGTCCCGAAACTCGGGAAAAAGTGATGAAAGTCATCAAAGAATTAAATTACTACCCTAATGTGATCGCTCGTGGACTAGCTTCTAAGCGAACGCGCTATATTGGCGTTTTACTTCCAGATATCACCAATCCTTACTACAGTTCTCTTGCCTTAGGAATTGATGATATTGCCACTATGTATGAATATAATATTATTTTAGCCAATGCCCATCCTTATCACGATAATGAAGGCATTGAGTCCTTACTGATGAAACAGGTCGATGGGATTATTTATATCGGTTCCAGTATCTCCAATGAAGCGAGAACCCGTGTTAAAAATTCTGGGCGGCCAATTGTCTTTACCGACTTAATCGACCCTATCAGGGAAATGCCAACCGTTAATATCGACATCGAAGAAGCTTACTATGAAGTAACGAAGGGATTTATCCAAGCTGGGAAAAAGCGCATTGCTTTGGTAGGTCACAACGCTTCATTCAATAATAAACTCGGACGTCAACTGATTGGTTACAGAAAAGCGATTGAAGAAGCTAATCAGGAAGTTCAAGAGGAACTCTTAATTGCAGTCCCTCACGCAAACTATCAAGCTGGATACGACCTCTATGAACAAATTGTTGCTATCAAAGCAGATGCTGCTATTTTAACAGACGACACCTTGGCCATAGGGCTCTTGAACGCCTTGCAAGATAACGGCTTATCTGTACCTGATGATATTTCTTTAATGGCTTCCAATAACAGTGACATTGTCAAAATGGCACGTCCAATGCTTTCTTCCATTGCCCCACCAATCTATGATATTGGAGCTGTAGCTATGCGAATTCTCACCAAATTAATCGAAAATCAAGAAGTACCTCAGTCAATGAATCTTCCTTACACAATCCAAACAGCGGGGACCAATTAG
- the proS gene encoding proline--tRNA ligase translates to MAQENEQTNDFSKWYLQSIQKADLFAYGPVRGTMVFKPNGYSLWEKIQEAFNQKFKESGVKNCYFPMLIPESFFKKEADHVEGFAPELPWVTRAGEEELEEPVALRPTSETLFGNAMSDWINSYRDLPMELNQWANVFRWEKRTLPFLRTSEFLWQEGHCAYASEEEARERTMYFLNLYKEVVEDLLALPVYDGQKTPSERFAGGVDTYSIEAMMKDTKAVQAGTSHYLGTNFAEAFDIKFLNSDNHHDYVHTSSWGVSTRLIGSMIMAHGDEKGVIFPPKMAPIQVTLIPVGNIKKNPEVLTRLRAIEDALKAVGLSTYLDDSNNSAGYKYNESEVKGVPLRIEFGPRDLENNQCMIKMRDLDEKFEVSLDELVERVQSELEIMQKRLYDKADAYRHAHEHTEIDSFEELKAHIARCEEKGEYPGWILAGWDGTEETEAKIKEETGFTSRNIPFNSPMKKTVDLVSGRPAKYTVWFARAY, encoded by the coding sequence ATGGCACAAGAAAATGAACAAACCAATGATTTTTCCAAATGGTATTTACAAAGCATTCAAAAGGCAGATCTTTTTGCTTATGGACCTGTGAGGGGGACCATGGTTTTTAAACCGAATGGGTATAGTCTTTGGGAAAAAATCCAAGAAGCTTTTAATCAAAAATTTAAGGAATCGGGGGTTAAGAATTGCTATTTTCCAATGTTAATTCCAGAATCTTTCTTTAAAAAAGAAGCGGATCATGTGGAAGGTTTTGCGCCAGAATTACCTTGGGTAACACGAGCAGGGGAAGAAGAATTAGAAGAACCTGTTGCTCTTCGCCCAACCTCTGAAACTTTGTTCGGTAATGCCATGTCTGATTGGATTAATTCCTATCGGGATCTCCCTATGGAATTGAATCAATGGGCGAATGTTTTCCGCTGGGAAAAACGGACCCTTCCTTTCCTCAGAACTTCTGAATTCCTTTGGCAAGAAGGGCATTGTGCGTATGCCAGTGAAGAAGAAGCAAGAGAGCGAACCATGTATTTCCTTAACTTGTACAAGGAAGTCGTTGAAGATCTGCTAGCTCTTCCAGTATATGATGGGCAAAAAACGCCTTCTGAACGTTTTGCAGGAGGGGTAGATACCTATTCCATCGAAGCTATGATGAAGGATACAAAGGCTGTTCAAGCAGGGACTTCTCATTATTTGGGGACGAATTTTGCGGAAGCTTTCGATATTAAATTTTTAAATTCAGACAACCATCATGATTATGTTCACACTTCTTCTTGGGGTGTTTCTACGCGATTGATTGGGTCGATGATTATGGCGCATGGGGACGAAAAGGGAGTGATTTTCCCACCTAAGATGGCACCTATTCAAGTAACCTTAATTCCAGTAGGGAATATCAAGAAAAATCCAGAGGTTCTCACACGGTTACGCGCTATAGAAGACGCCTTAAAAGCAGTGGGCTTGTCGACTTACTTAGATGATTCCAATAACTCTGCAGGATATAAATACAACGAATCGGAAGTGAAGGGGGTCCCTTTACGGATTGAATTTGGACCACGGGATCTTGAGAATAATCAATGTATGATTAAGATGCGTGATTTAGATGAAAAATTCGAAGTTTCTTTAGACGAGCTTGTTGAACGGGTTCAAAGTGAACTAGAGATCATGCAAAAACGTTTATATGACAAAGCAGATGCCTATCGTCACGCTCATGAACACACAGAAATTGACAGCTTTGAAGAATTAAAAGCTCATATTGCACGCTGTGAAGAAAAGGGAGAATACCCTGGATGGATCTTGGCTGGCTGGGATGGTACGGAAGAAACAGAAGCCAAGATTAAAGAAGAAACCGGCTTTACTTCTCGGAATATTCCATTTAATTCACCAATGAAGAAAACGGTAGACTTAGTTTCTGGACGTCCAGCTAAATATACCGTATGGTTCGCTCGTGCTTATTAG
- a CDS encoding 2-hydroxymuconate tautomerase: protein MPFIHVELVEGRSDEAKANMAKEITEVVHKYANAPKEHIHVIFQDMKKSNYFNEK, encoded by the coding sequence ATGCCATTTATTCATGTAGAACTCGTGGAAGGTCGTAGCGATGAAGCCAAAGCAAATATGGCGAAAGAAATTACAGAAGTTGTCCACAAGTATGCGAATGCCCCTAAAGAACATATTCATGTGATTTTCCAAGACATGAAAAAATCAAACTATTTTAACGAGAAATAG
- the rlmD gene encoding 23S rRNA (uracil(1939)-C(5))-methyltransferase RlmD has product MKKKIYPTEVLEVEVMGLDSQGMGVVEYWHPPLKEGCPRKKLKLTIPQALPGDVVRVTVPNAKGRRRVTVSYDEIVKASKDRIGFPPTDVPIAGGTPLLYMSYAAQLDYKERLIQSFLEEKGFDSGKVRPVLGMDDPYHYRNKMELTFGKEGAIGMHQAGNFRCVIDLKDSPLAPQEVITVKETVSEWQKGHQLPSYDKESNTGLLRHLMVRKSHGTGEIMVAIFATEEAKVYLEETRQLVDQLQEKLSGLASVVWLKNTDIADRTQSQESEVLFGRDYIHDQLHGYQYRLWFDTFFQPNPLQAEKMVDLVLEMGQIEKNMRVLDLFCGVGTFSLPLADRCQELAGIEIVPTSIESAKRNALENGLENTYFISRDARKGMAELEENWGHPDLLLLDPPRSGAGGKVMRRIGRLGCQKVIYVSCNPKTLANDLVWLREFGYELQVVQPVDQFPHTLHVETVVLMSKA; this is encoded by the coding sequence ATGAAGAAAAAGATTTATCCCACAGAAGTATTAGAAGTTGAGGTGATGGGATTAGATAGCCAAGGTATGGGAGTCGTGGAATATTGGCATCCGCCTCTAAAAGAAGGATGTCCTAGAAAGAAGTTGAAATTAACGATTCCTCAAGCTCTCCCTGGTGATGTGGTTCGGGTAACCGTCCCTAATGCTAAGGGAAGAAGGCGGGTAACGGTTTCTTATGATGAGATTGTCAAAGCTTCAAAAGATCGCATAGGCTTCCCCCCTACGGATGTCCCGATTGCAGGAGGAACCCCACTTCTTTATATGTCTTATGCAGCACAACTGGACTATAAAGAACGCCTTATTCAATCTTTTCTTGAAGAGAAGGGGTTTGATTCTGGAAAAGTCAGACCTGTTTTAGGGATGGATGATCCCTATCATTACCGGAATAAGATGGAGCTGACCTTTGGAAAAGAGGGAGCCATAGGGATGCATCAAGCTGGAAATTTCCGCTGTGTTATCGATCTTAAAGATTCTCCTTTAGCTCCTCAAGAAGTGATCACTGTCAAAGAAACAGTGAGTGAGTGGCAGAAGGGTCATCAACTTCCATCTTATGATAAAGAAAGTAATACTGGTCTTTTGCGACATTTAATGGTTCGAAAATCGCATGGCACAGGAGAAATCATGGTAGCTATTTTTGCAACGGAAGAAGCCAAGGTCTACCTGGAAGAAACACGCCAATTAGTTGATCAACTTCAAGAAAAACTTTCAGGATTAGCCAGCGTGGTATGGTTAAAAAATACGGATATCGCAGATAGAACGCAGTCTCAAGAAAGTGAAGTTTTATTTGGAAGAGACTATATCCACGATCAACTTCATGGCTATCAGTATCGTCTCTGGTTTGATACTTTCTTCCAACCGAATCCTCTCCAAGCGGAAAAAATGGTGGATTTGGTATTGGAAATGGGTCAAATTGAAAAAAATATGCGGGTGTTAGATCTGTTTTGTGGGGTAGGGACATTTAGTTTGCCACTGGCGGATAGGTGTCAGGAACTTGCTGGAATAGAGATTGTACCGACTTCTATTGAGTCAGCGAAGCGTAACGCCTTGGAGAATGGATTAGAGAATACTTATTTTATATCGCGTGATGCTAGAAAAGGAATGGCTGAGCTAGAGGAAAATTGGGGACATCCTGATTTACTACTTTTGGATCCGCCAAGAAGCGGAGCAGGAGGTAAAGTTATGCGTCGAATTGGGCGATTAGGTTGTCAAAAAGTTATCTATGTGTCCTGTAATCCCAAAACTTTAGCAAATGACCTGGTTTGGCTAAGAGAGTTTGGATATGAATTACAAGTGGTTCAGCCAGTGGACCAATTCCCACATACTCTGCACGTTGAGACTGTCGTATTGATGTCAAAAGCTTAA
- a CDS encoding DUF4097 family beta strand repeat-containing protein, with protein sequence MDNKKFIAETKDVRLTVKRADTFGVSFVNCEQDILRVEEEQNVIRLIQTKKVSASNWLRWFTQGMPEIVVSLPRDVEVCEVESDSNQVLITDIEIGKLYVEVNNGKVEVVNLKADDVFLKCCNGSVSATNVEVTHVCTLDTLNGMSILEGTISKDASLEVDCENGVTEVSDKKKVNCKNDGFAHYMVHCLNGKAIAK encoded by the coding sequence ATGGATAATAAGAAGTTTATTGCAGAGACGAAAGATGTTCGTTTAACGGTGAAACGTGCTGATACCTTTGGTGTGAGCTTTGTTAACTGTGAACAAGATATATTGAGGGTTGAGGAAGAGCAAAATGTTATAAGGCTTATTCAAACTAAAAAAGTCTCAGCTTCGAATTGGCTGAGGTGGTTTACTCAGGGTATGCCTGAAATTGTTGTGAGTTTGCCACGTGATGTGGAAGTTTGTGAAGTTGAATCTGATTCTAATCAAGTGCTCATCACAGATATTGAGATTGGTAAGCTTTATGTAGAAGTGAACAATGGCAAGGTAGAAGTTGTTAATTTGAAAGCGGATGATGTTTTTCTTAAATGTTGTAATGGGTCGGTTTCAGCAACAAACGTAGAAGTAACTCATGTTTGTACGCTTGATACGTTAAATGGCATGAGTATTTTAGAAGGAACAATCAGCAAGGATGCAAGCCTTGAAGTAGATTGTGAGAATGGTGTCACCGAGGTTTCAGATAAGAAGAAGGTAAACTGTAAAAACGATGGATTTGCGCATTACATGGTGCACTGCCTTAATGGGAAAGCTATTGCGAAGTAG
- a CDS encoding type I restriction endonuclease subunit R translates to MEYESSIIELFQNMGYRYVYAPDLERDFRSPLYEEELLSALHRLNPKMPEDAIADALFKLKNFENAELVQKNVLFMDYLQHGIEVRYFVDGEERFGLVYIVDYKNPDNNSFVVANQWTFIENSNKRPDVILFLNGMPVVLVELKSPSREETDASEGYLQIRNYMQEIPSMFIYNCICVISDHLTSKAGTITSGEDRFMEWKTKDGSYENTQYAQFDTFFEGMFEKARLLDIIKNFICFSNDGLKDWLGGRQANGIIFTTMQKFEESSEPLSKRRNIIVMADEAHRSQYGLKEKIDAKTGEIKTGTARIIRDSLPNATYIGFTGTPIAAKDRNTREVFGDYIDIYDMTQAVEDGATRPVYYESRVIKLKFDEPTLHLIDQEYDIMANNADPEVIEKSKKDLSQMDAVLGNDATIDSLTNDIISHYENYRENLLTGKAMIVAYSREIAMKIYKRMLEVRPSWQKKVKVVMTESNKDPEEWRAVIGNKHHRDELAKEFKDNNSEMKIAIVVDMWLTGFDVPSLATMYVYKPMQGYNLMQAIARVNRVFKDKEGGLIVDYVGIASALKQAMNDYTARDKKNYGDTDIAKVAYPKFLEKLSICRDLFHGYDYSKFTNGTDLERSKTITGAVNFIVSIDKEREREDFLKEALLLHQALSLCSSLVERDLRVEAAFFESVRVLVMRLMNQGEGKKISLPEMNARINELLKSSIKSEGVINLFSDVKEEFSLFDPKFLEEISKMKEKNLAVELLKKLIGEQIQIYRRSNIVKSEKFSEIIQGVMNRYLNGMLTNEEVIEELLKMAQQIQDARKAGDELGLSEDELAFYDALTKPQAIKDFYENDELIAITKELTEALRKNRTIDWQKRDSARAKMRMMIKRLLKQHRYPPEGMEDAVKTVMTQCELWTDRTDL, encoded by the coding sequence ATAGAATATGAAAGTTCGATAATAGAATTATTCCAAAACATGGGATACAGATATGTCTACGCACCAGATTTGGAGCGTGACTTTCGTAGCCCATTATATGAAGAGGAATTACTGTCAGCATTACATAGGCTAAATCCAAAAATGCCGGAAGATGCTATCGCTGATGCACTGTTCAAATTGAAGAATTTTGAAAACGCTGAACTTGTCCAGAAGAATGTACTCTTTATGGACTATCTTCAACACGGAATTGAAGTTAGGTACTTCGTGGATGGCGAGGAACGCTTCGGCCTCGTATATATTGTCGACTATAAAAACCCTGATAATAACTCCTTTGTTGTAGCAAATCAGTGGACGTTTATTGAAAACAGCAATAAACGCCCGGATGTAATTCTGTTCTTAAATGGCATGCCGGTTGTACTTGTTGAGCTAAAGTCGCCATCTCGTGAAGAAACCGATGCTTCAGAGGGCTATCTCCAGATTAGAAATTACATGCAGGAAATACCATCGATGTTTATCTATAACTGCATTTGTGTAATTAGCGATCATCTGACTAGCAAAGCCGGAACCATAACTTCCGGTGAGGATCGCTTCATGGAATGGAAAACAAAAGACGGTAGTTATGAGAATACGCAATACGCTCAGTTTGATACATTCTTTGAGGGAATGTTTGAAAAAGCGCGCTTACTTGACATCATAAAAAACTTTATTTGTTTCTCCAATGACGGATTGAAGGACTGGCTGGGAGGCAGGCAGGCAAACGGCATCATTTTTACAACGATGCAAAAATTTGAAGAATCATCAGAGCCACTTTCTAAGCGCCGTAACATCATCGTTATGGCTGATGAAGCGCATCGTAGCCAGTATGGGTTGAAAGAAAAAATTGACGCTAAGACTGGTGAGATAAAAACGGGAACGGCACGTATCATACGTGACAGTCTGCCAAATGCTACATATATTGGCTTTACTGGAACGCCTATAGCCGCAAAGGATAGAAATACTCGTGAAGTGTTCGGTGACTACATCGATATTTACGATATGACGCAAGCTGTAGAAGACGGTGCTACGAGACCAGTCTATTACGAAAGCCGTGTTATTAAGCTGAAATTTGATGAGCCTACGCTCCATCTGATCGATCAGGAATACGACATTATGGCAAATAATGCTGACCCTGAAGTGATTGAGAAGAGCAAGAAAGATCTTAGCCAGATGGATGCTGTTCTAGGCAATGACGCTACTATTGATTCTCTTACTAACGACATTATCAGCCACTACGAAAACTATCGAGAAAATCTGCTAACTGGAAAAGCAATGATAGTTGCCTACTCTCGCGAGATAGCTATGAAAATTTACAAGCGTATGCTTGAGGTCCGCCCAAGCTGGCAGAAAAAGGTTAAGGTCGTAATGACCGAGAGTAATAAAGATCCTGAAGAGTGGCGTGCTGTTATTGGAAATAAGCATCACAGAGATGAGCTTGCTAAAGAATTCAAAGATAATAATAGCGAGATGAAAATCGCCATAGTTGTTGATATGTGGCTTACAGGATTTGATGTTCCTTCCCTTGCAACGATGTATGTCTATAAGCCAATGCAGGGCTATAACTTGATGCAAGCTATTGCCCGCGTCAATCGTGTCTTTAAAGATAAAGAAGGTGGTTTGATTGTTGACTACGTGGGCATAGCGTCAGCATTGAAGCAAGCAATGAATGACTATACAGCTCGCGATAAAAAGAACTATGGTGATACCGATATTGCTAAAGTTGCATATCCCAAATTCCTTGAAAAGCTTTCCATTTGCCGTGATCTATTCCACGGATATGATTATTCCAAGTTTACAAATGGTACCGATCTTGAACGCTCAAAGACTATCACTGGAGCGGTTAACTTTATTGTGAGCATTGACAAGGAAAGAGAACGTGAAGACTTCCTTAAAGAGGCACTGCTATTGCATCAGGCTTTGTCGCTCTGCTCGTCACTTGTAGAAAGAGACCTTCGAGTAGAGGCAGCATTCTTTGAATCTGTCCGCGTGCTTGTTATGCGCTTAATGAATCAGGGTGAAGGTAAAAAAATATCTCTGCCGGAAATGAACGCTCGCATCAATGAACTTCTGAAATCCAGCATCAAGAGCGAGGGTGTCATCAATTTGTTCTCTGATGTTAAAGAAGAATTCTCCCTATTTGATCCTAAATTCCTTGAGGAAATTTCAAAGATGAAGGAGAAAAACCTCGCTGTTGAACTTTTGAAAAAGTTGATTGGTGAGCAGATACAGATCTACAGACGATCAAATATAGTCAAATCCGAGAAGTTCAGCGAAATTATTCAAGGCGTGATGAATCGATATCTTAATGGGATGCTGACAAATGAAGAGGTTATTGAAGAGCTTTTGAAAATGGCACAGCAAATTCAAGATGCCCGCAAAGCTGGAGATGAACTTGGCCTTTCTGAAGATGAGCTAGCCTTTTATGACGCATTAACTAAACCACAAGCTATTAAGGATTTCTATGAAAATGATGAGCTGATTGCCATCACTAAAGAACTTACTGAAGCACTTCGTAAGAATCGTACGATTGATTGGCAAAAACGTGATTCTGCACGTGCTAAAATGCGCATGATGATTAAAAGGCTTCTCAAACAGCACCGCTATCCACCTGAGGGTATGGAGGATGCTGTCAAAACAGTAATGACTCAGTGTGAGCTGTGGACGGATAGAACAGACCTGTAG
- a CDS encoding DUF4177 domain-containing protein, whose product MAWDDKVGRSSKGNGDKYVVLQVVLTEKLLGTGSGTASLTNLQAAINKQAALGYRLHTITTSSSGSKGFWGGDKIQATMVFERIN is encoded by the coding sequence ATGGCATGGGATGATAAAGTAGGAAGGTCATCTAAAGGTAATGGCGATAAGTATGTCGTTTTACAGGTAGTTCTTACTGAAAAATTATTAGGTACTGGTTCGGGTACTGCCAGTCTAACGAATTTACAAGCAGCAATAAATAAACAGGCAGCTTTAGGATATAGACTACATACGATTACAACATCTTCTTCTGGATCGAAAGGTTTTTGGGGAGGAGATAAAATCCAAGCTACAATGGTATTTGAAAGAATCAATTAA
- a CDS encoding phage tail tape measure protein — MANRIKGITIEIGGDTTKLQDALKQVNTEIKHTQSELRDVNKLLKLDPSNAELMAQKQKLLSQAVEETKQKLDSFKQASEQASAALARGDISKAQYDALQREIIETENALKSLEQQAFKTGQAFKSISDASMKISKVTGEVGKEMTTKLTAPIVAVGASGLKTTADFGEGMSSVKAITGATGDELLQLKEKALQLGESTAFSASGVTEAMTEMAKAGWSTKDILSGVGGVLDAFAASGENLGTVATIVADAISGFNMKASESGRVADVLTQAANAGTIGITDLGEPFKYIAPLANAMHFNIEDVTTAITAMSMSGIKGSQAGTLLKNSLTNLIKPTSQMQVAMDELGIKIINQDGSFKSLDEILRGMRGSFAGLTDEQKAYYATVIAGKEGQAGLLSLLNMTQGEYDKISDSMKTAGGVA; from the coding sequence TTGGCGAATCGCATTAAAGGAATAACGATTGAAATTGGTGGGGATACCACTAAATTACAAGATGCCCTAAAGCAAGTGAATACGGAGATTAAGCATACGCAGTCCGAACTGAGAGATGTTAATAAGTTGTTGAAACTTGATCCAAGTAATGCTGAATTAATGGCACAAAAACAAAAGCTTCTTTCTCAAGCAGTGGAAGAAACTAAGCAAAAGTTAGATTCTTTCAAGCAAGCCTCTGAACAAGCTAGTGCAGCACTGGCTCGTGGTGATATTTCTAAAGCTCAGTATGATGCTCTTCAACGAGAAATTATTGAAACCGAAAATGCCTTAAAGTCTTTAGAACAGCAAGCTTTCAAAACAGGTCAAGCCTTTAAAAGCATCTCAGACGCTTCGATGAAAATATCGAAGGTGACAGGAGAAGTGGGTAAAGAAATGACTACTAAGCTGACGGCTCCGATTGTTGCAGTGGGAGCTTCAGGGCTAAAAACGACAGCTGATTTTGGAGAAGGCATGTCAAGCGTTAAAGCTATCACAGGAGCAACAGGAGATGAACTGTTACAGCTGAAAGAAAAAGCTCTTCAACTGGGAGAATCAACAGCTTTCTCTGCTTCGGGTGTGACGGAAGCTATGACGGAAATGGCTAAGGCAGGGTGGTCAACCAAAGATATCTTGTCTGGTGTTGGTGGTGTCTTGGATGCTTTCGCTGCATCAGGTGAAAATCTTGGTACGGTGGCAACGATTGTAGCGGACGCTATTTCAGGGTTCAATATGAAAGCTTCCGAGTCAGGGCGAGTGGCAGATGTTTTAACTCAAGCAGCAAATGCAGGAACTATTGGCATTACTGACTTAGGGGAACCTTTTAAATATATAGCACCATTAGCCAATGCCATGCATTTCAATATTGAAGATGTGACGACTGCTATTACAGCCATGTCCATGTCAGGGATTAAAGGGTCACAAGCAGGGACTTTGCTGAAGAACTCGCTAACTAACTTGATCAAGCCCACCAGTCAAATGCAGGTAGCCATGGATGAGTTAGGGATCAAGATCATCAACCAAGATGGGTCTTTCAAGTCCTTGGATGAGATCTTACGTGGCATGCGGGGGTCTTTTGCAGGGCTAACGGATGAACAAAAGGCCTACTATGCGACAGTCATTGCAGGAAAAGAAGGGCAAGCAGGCCTCTTGTCGCTTCTCAATATGACGCAGGGGGAATATGACAAGATCTCGGATTCCATGAAAACGGCAGGTGGTGTTGCCTAG